The Gammaproteobacteria bacterium genome has a segment encoding these proteins:
- a CDS encoding extracellular solute-binding protein: protein MFTLSYTLHQVLVSRLNRWWAIKKIQIVWLFIIIATSPFAAQLPIIELSTYEHNPYIGQHLAGKGAIHEIVEQAFDASGYRIESKFYPFVRAMKLTKAGSSVAVFPISYDGELEADMYFSDPLPGERLGMLHKKTSIQATYEPRGKYIGVLRGRFSDFNRMDIKTAGAKFYQVSSNEDLLKMLYVGRVDYVLIDKFTAADLMVDKLPYMIGKLDFVKDTIKPVNFYVGFSKKNTSSKALVAAFNQGLKKITVNGTLNNILYKHGLLSFKPSHSKKVLRIATVANPDMLTMKNLSRQYEQEHPDIVLDWRVLDETVLRKRLLSDLAVSDGQFDVMTIGAFEAQFWARDHWLIPLVKLPQNYDQADLIKQVRQSLSHNGDIYGLPFYAESSMTYYRKDLFKQAGITMPANPTWRQIRLYAAIIHNPKAKIYGICLRGKAGWGENMAVINTIVNAFGASWFDKNWQAQLNSRQWFDAISFYIGLLQNYGPPNPDKNGYSEISQLTADGHCGITIDATVASSLLFDPDKSKVSNLIGYASAPTTVTSIGGGWLWVWALAIPSSSTLKDDALEFITWATSKNYIDKVAQSNGWMAVPPGTRYSTYQNDNYRFAAPFSSFVLAAIENSAPKGETPRSAPYLGSNLVAIPEFPALGTEVGKNISLVLARKKTLSNALRSSQSFVAKKMRLAGYGN from the coding sequence ATGTTTACTCTTAGCTATACACTCCATCAGGTCCTAGTATCACGTTTAAATCGTTGGTGGGCCATAAAGAAAATCCAAATTGTCTGGTTATTTATTATTATTGCGACGAGTCCTTTCGCCGCGCAGCTTCCTATAATCGAATTATCTACTTATGAACATAATCCTTATATCGGGCAGCACCTAGCGGGCAAGGGAGCAATCCATGAGATTGTCGAGCAAGCCTTTGACGCCTCTGGTTATAGGATTGAAAGCAAATTTTATCCATTTGTTCGAGCAATGAAGTTGACCAAGGCTGGTTCATCGGTCGCGGTTTTTCCGATTAGCTATGACGGCGAGCTCGAAGCGGATATGTATTTTTCTGACCCTTTGCCAGGGGAGCGGTTAGGCATGTTGCACAAGAAAACAAGTATTCAAGCAACATACGAGCCTCGCGGTAAATATATTGGGGTATTAAGAGGGCGATTTTCAGATTTTAACCGCATGGATATAAAAACAGCGGGAGCAAAATTTTATCAGGTGAGCTCCAATGAAGACTTATTAAAAATGCTATACGTTGGGCGGGTTGATTATGTCCTAATCGATAAGTTTACAGCCGCAGATTTAATGGTCGATAAACTGCCTTATATGATTGGTAAATTAGACTTTGTCAAAGACACGATCAAACCGGTAAATTTTTATGTTGGTTTTTCAAAAAAAAATACTAGCAGTAAAGCGCTGGTCGCTGCTTTTAACCAGGGCTTAAAAAAAATAACAGTCAATGGAACGTTGAATAATATTTTATATAAACATGGGTTACTTTCGTTTAAACCTAGTCATAGTAAAAAAGTGCTACGTATCGCTACTGTCGCTAACCCAGATATGCTGACAATGAAAAACTTATCACGTCAATATGAACAGGAGCATCCCGATATTGTGCTCGATTGGCGCGTGCTCGATGAAACGGTGTTACGAAAAAGATTATTAAGTGACCTAGCCGTTTCTGACGGTCAATTTGACGTAATGACGATTGGTGCTTTTGAGGCTCAATTTTGGGCAAGAGATCACTGGTTAATACCGCTGGTGAAGTTACCACAGAATTATGATCAAGCTGATTTGATTAAGCAGGTTAGGCAAAGCCTCTCTCATAATGGTGATATCTATGGTTTACCATTTTATGCCGAAAGCTCGATGACTTACTACAGGAAGGATCTTTTCAAACAGGCGGGAATAACCATGCCAGCTAATCCGACTTGGCGGCAAATTCGGTTATATGCCGCAATAATTCATAATCCAAAGGCAAAAATTTATGGCATTTGTTTAAGAGGTAAAGCTGGTTGGGGAGAAAATATGGCGGTCATTAATACGATCGTTAATGCTTTTGGTGCTAGTTGGTTTGATAAAAACTGGCAAGCCCAACTCAATTCACGTCAGTGGTTTGATGCCATTTCATTTTATATCGGTTTATTGCAAAATTATGGCCCGCCCAATCCAGACAAAAATGGATATAGCGAAATATCTCAATTAACAGCAGATGGTCATTGCGGTATTACTATTGATGCTACAGTAGCATCTAGTCTGTTATTTGATCCTGATAAGTCAAAAGTCTCAAACTTGATCGGGTATGCTTCAGCGCCAACTACTGTCACATCAATAGGCGGCGGTTGGTTGTGGGTTTGGGCGCTGGCAATACCGAGCTCTTCGACCCTAAAAGATGATGCACTTGAGTTTATTACTTGGGCAACCTCCAAAAATTATATTGATAAAGTTGCTCAATCGAATGGCTGGATGGCTGTGCCGCCAGGCACTCGTTATTCAACTTATCAAAATGATAATTATCGTTTTGCTGCACCGTTTTCATCGTTTGTGCTGGCAGCAATTGAGAATAGCGCTCCGAAGGGAGAAACACCGAGGTCGGCCCCTTATTTGGGATCTAATTTGGTAGCTATACCTGAATTTCCTGCGTTAGGCACTGAAGTGGGAAAAAATATTAGTTTAGTGCTAGCGAGAAAGAAAACGTTAAGTAATGCGTTGCGAAGCTCGCAAAGCTTTGTGGCTAAAAAAATGCGATTAGCAGGTTATGGAAATTAA
- the spoT gene encoding bifunctional GTP diphosphokinase/guanosine-3',5'-bis pyrophosphate 3'-pyrophosphohydrolase — MYLIENLVEVASGYLEPSQVEQIKQAYVVARDAHSGQFRSSGEPYVTHPVAVSQILADMHLDHETLIAALLHDVIEDTPVTQEQLAQQFGKTVGELVEGVSKLDKLKFRNKEEAQAENFRKMMMAMVQDLRVILIKLADRTHNMRTLDSLRPDKRRRISRETLEIYAPIANRLGIHNIKFELEELGFKGLYPNRFRVLSKVVHHAKGNRREMLLNVEQEISGRLKEAGIEATTLGRQKNLYSIYKKMKSKEIQFEDVMDIYAFRIIVADIDTCYRSLGAMHTLYKPRPGRFKDYIALPKINGYQSLHTSMLGPHGIPVEVQIRTEHMEQMADKGVAAHWHYKNSDNQGTTAQVRARRWIQSLHELQLSAGNSFEFIENVKTDLFPEEIYVFTPDSRLLELPAGSTAVDFAYAVHTDVGNTCVGARINRQAYPLSHPLESGQCVEIITAPGSQPNAAWLNFVVTARARSKIRQVLKNRQAQESIKLGRRLLKHALGDIELDQLPPELIAKVVAETKNESFDQLLSNIGLGNVMSLAISHRLTNGHTEHNHDLPATKRMPIKGAEGMLVSFAKCCKPIPGDPIIAYLSPGKGLVVHNETCSNIHDHAKEQEKYLHVQWDKDSEQQYVTAIRIDMVNHQGILAAVTTAISKADANIHTMTTEEKEGRIYTVNVTMSVNDRIHLANVIRKIRVLPDILKIIRTKH, encoded by the coding sequence TTGTATCTGATAGAAAACCTTGTCGAGGTAGCCTCTGGCTACCTCGAACCATCACAAGTTGAACAAATAAAGCAAGCATATGTCGTCGCTCGTGACGCCCACTCGGGACAGTTTCGATCAAGCGGTGAGCCGTATGTTACGCATCCAGTCGCTGTTAGCCAAATTTTGGCTGATATGCATCTCGACCACGAAACCCTGATCGCCGCGCTTTTGCACGACGTTATCGAAGATACTCCAGTTACCCAAGAACAACTAGCACAGCAATTTGGCAAAACTGTTGGCGAATTGGTTGAAGGCGTTTCAAAGCTCGATAAATTAAAATTTCGCAATAAAGAAGAAGCCCAAGCCGAAAATTTTCGTAAGATGATGATGGCCATGGTGCAAGATCTGCGGGTCATTTTAATTAAACTGGCTGATCGCACGCACAACATGCGAACGTTAGACTCATTACGCCCAGATAAACGACGTCGTATTTCGCGTGAAACACTCGAAATATACGCACCTATTGCGAACCGTCTAGGCATTCATAATATAAAGTTTGAGCTAGAAGAGCTTGGATTTAAAGGCTTGTACCCAAATCGTTTTCGGGTGTTAAGTAAAGTAGTGCACCATGCTAAAGGCAACCGCCGTGAAATGTTGCTCAATGTTGAGCAGGAAATTTCGGGCCGATTAAAAGAAGCAGGCATTGAAGCAACAACGTTAGGTCGTCAAAAAAATCTTTATTCGATCTATAAAAAGATGAAAAGTAAAGAAATTCAGTTTGAAGATGTCATGGATATCTACGCATTTCGGATCATCGTTGCTGACATTGATACCTGCTACCGTAGCCTCGGTGCGATGCACACCTTGTACAAGCCTCGCCCCGGTCGATTTAAAGACTATATTGCACTGCCTAAGATTAATGGCTACCAATCACTGCATACCTCTATGCTTGGCCCTCATGGCATTCCGGTCGAAGTACAGATCAGAACTGAACACATGGAACAAATGGCTGACAAAGGCGTTGCTGCACATTGGCATTATAAAAACAGTGATAATCAAGGCACAACCGCACAGGTTCGTGCCAGACGCTGGATCCAGAGCCTGCATGAGTTGCAACTGAGCGCTGGTAATTCTTTCGAGTTTATCGAAAATGTTAAAACCGATTTATTTCCTGAAGAAATCTATGTATTTACCCCTGATAGCCGTTTGCTCGAGCTACCTGCTGGTTCCACTGCGGTCGATTTCGCCTACGCGGTCCACACAGATGTCGGTAATACTTGCGTTGGTGCTCGCATCAATCGTCAGGCTTATCCGCTAAGTCATCCGCTTGAGAGTGGCCAATGCGTTGAAATTATCACGGCACCGGGCTCACAGCCCAACGCTGCATGGTTAAACTTTGTTGTTACCGCTCGCGCTCGCTCAAAAATACGCCAGGTTTTGAAAAATCGTCAGGCCCAAGAGTCAATAAAACTTGGCAGGCGCCTGTTAAAGCACGCCTTAGGTGATATTGAACTCGACCAATTACCACCGGAGCTTATTGCCAAAGTGGTCGCAGAAACCAAGAATGAAAGCTTTGATCAGCTATTGTCTAATATCGGACTAGGTAATGTGATGAGTTTAGCTATTTCGCATCGCTTAACCAACGGCCATACCGAGCATAATCACGACTTACCAGCAACCAAACGCATGCCAATTAAAGGTGCTGAAGGCATGCTGGTTTCATTTGCTAAATGCTGCAAACCAATTCCTGGTGACCCGATTATTGCTTATTTAAGCCCAGGCAAAGGCCTCGTGGTGCACAACGAAACTTGTTCTAATATTCATGATCACGCCAAAGAACAAGAAAAGTATCTTCATGTGCAATGGGATAAAGATAGCGAGCAGCAGTATGTCACGGCAATCCGGATTGACATGGTAAATCATCAAGGTATTTTGGCGGCTGTAACTACCGCTATCTCCAAAGCTGATGCGAATATTCACACCATGACGACCGAAGAGAAAGAAGGCCGGATTTACACCGTTAATGTCACAATGAGCGTCAATGACCGAATTCATTTAGCCAACGTTATTAGAAAAATAAGAGTATTGCCTGATATTTTGAAAATTATCAGAACGAAGCACTAA
- the gcvA gene encoding transcriptional regulator GcvA yields the protein MERKLPPLKALRVFEAAARLQSFTLAAQELHVTHGAVSQQIKLLEAYFNQPLFVRSHGKISLNEQGKKLLPVTSSALDQLANVCEKLSNDIAIETLTISLTSAFAIHWLVPRLNDFQQRHPNIRLRLQPSATFDGFNNGDEVDVAIRWDCQHDQMTNVTKLFDVDAFVACAPQLLDGDCGLKTATDLARQTLIHDDDGTAWKTWCQEAGIDNVDTTTGHYFSDSALALQAAIDGQGIITAGSILAARELEQGKLVIPFNIFVGSRMAYYLFYPKKDSSQPTIELFHRWLLAQVEHYQQTRTPLSQYVVAVR from the coding sequence ATGGAGCGGAAATTACCACCTTTAAAAGCCTTGCGAGTCTTTGAGGCAGCGGCACGATTACAGAGTTTTACCTTAGCTGCCCAAGAGTTGCATGTGACTCATGGTGCGGTAAGCCAGCAAATTAAATTATTGGAAGCTTATTTTAATCAGCCATTATTTGTCCGTTCACACGGTAAAATATCTTTGAATGAGCAAGGTAAAAAACTGTTACCAGTAACCTCTAGTGCTCTTGACCAACTCGCGAACGTTTGTGAGAAACTGAGCAATGATATTGCAATTGAAACGCTAACGATTAGTTTGACCTCGGCGTTTGCTATTCATTGGTTAGTACCGCGATTAAATGACTTTCAACAGCGCCACCCTAATATTCGACTTAGACTTCAGCCAAGCGCAACCTTTGATGGTTTTAATAACGGTGACGAAGTCGATGTTGCGATCCGCTGGGACTGTCAGCACGATCAAATGACTAACGTGACTAAACTTTTTGATGTCGATGCCTTTGTTGCCTGTGCACCGCAATTACTTGACGGCGATTGTGGTTTAAAAACGGCGACCGATCTGGCACGGCAAACCTTAATTCATGATGACGATGGCACGGCGTGGAAAACTTGGTGCCAAGAAGCGGGAATTGACAACGTTGATACGACGACCGGACACTACTTTTCAGATTCTGCGTTAGCATTGCAGGCGGCAATTGATGGTCAAGGCATAATCACTGCAGGCAGTATTCTCGCTGCGCGAGAATTAGAGCAAGGAAAACTCGTTATTCCGTTCAATATATTTGTTGGCAGTCGCATGGCTTATTATTTGTTTTATCCTAAGAAAGACAGCTCACAACCGACTATTGAGCTATTTCATCGTTGGTTACTAGCACAAGTTGAACATTACCAACAAACGCGGACGCCGCTGAGTCAGTATGTGGTGGCTGTTAGATAA
- the gmk gene encoding guanylate kinase, which translates to MLPTGTLYIVSAPSGAGKSSLISALLDQSNDQLQVSVSHTTRNPRPGEIDGQHYHFVSVEKFKLLIDDGVFFEWAEVFGNYYGTSRTVIEQQLQRGIDVFLDIDWQGARQVKQLMPQAQGIFILPPSQPELERRLIGRGQDSDEIIAARMSKAVSEMSHFNEYEFLIVNDNFEQALVDFNAIIKANRLKESPQAIKHCDMLKELLAEQLK; encoded by the coding sequence ATGCTACCTACAGGCACGCTATATATTGTTTCTGCGCCGAGCGGCGCAGGTAAATCCAGCTTAATTTCGGCGCTGCTAGACCAGAGTAATGACCAACTTCAAGTGTCGGTATCTCATACTACACGTAATCCTCGCCCAGGTGAGATTGATGGTCAACATTACCACTTTGTCAGCGTTGAAAAATTCAAACTGCTGATTGATGATGGCGTATTTTTCGAATGGGCAGAAGTGTTTGGTAATTACTATGGCACCTCGCGTACTGTCATTGAACAGCAACTGCAACGCGGCATCGATGTCTTTCTTGACATCGACTGGCAAGGTGCTCGGCAAGTAAAGCAGCTGATGCCACAAGCGCAAGGGATTTTCATTTTACCGCCTTCGCAACCCGAACTTGAACGTCGGTTAATTGGCCGTGGCCAAGACAGTGATGAAATCATCGCAGCAAGAATGTCTAAAGCCGTTAGTGAAATGAGTCATTTTAACGAATATGAGTTTTTAATTGTTAATGATAATTTCGAGCAAGCTTTAGTTGATTTTAATGCTATTATCAAAGCCAATCGCTTAAAAGAATCACCCCAAGCAATAAAACATTGTGATATGCTCAAAGAGTTATTGGCAGAGCAACTTAAATAG
- a CDS encoding aspartate aminotransferase family protein has translation MPSRTTRILHRQPKDTLPVAALGDGPYIIDQDGKRYIDASGGAAVSCLGHSNTKVRQAIKDQVDKIAFAHTSFFTSDPAEDLADFLVEQAPAGLAYAYFVSGGSEAVESALKLARQYFMERGESSRKYFIARKQSYHGNTLGALAAGGNMWRRQQFDPLLIDVEHISPCYPYRGKAAGESDYQYGQRIANELDERIQALGAENVIAFLAEPVVGATSGVLTPVPGYFKRVREICDQHGILLILDEVMCGMGRTGSLFACEQEDITPDILTVAKGLGAGYQAIGAMLLSGKIYDAIINGSGFFQHGHTYLAHSTACAAALAVQQEIVSHNLLDNVNLMGSKFEQALIERFGDHPNVGDIRGRGLFWGLELVADRSTKAPLDAGLKIHSAIKKAAMAQGLICYPSGGTIDGVAGNHILLAPPFIIEQCHIDEIVTKLGLALDQALVEKGIVQDEK, from the coding sequence ATGCCAAGCCGTACCACCCGAATTTTACACCGCCAACCCAAAGATACATTACCAGTCGCTGCGCTGGGAGATGGTCCATATATCATCGATCAAGACGGTAAGCGTTACATTGATGCCTCCGGCGGTGCCGCTGTTTCTTGCTTGGGCCACTCAAATACTAAAGTCCGCCAAGCAATTAAAGATCAGGTTGATAAAATTGCTTTTGCCCATACGTCATTTTTTACCAGTGATCCGGCCGAAGATTTGGCTGACTTTTTGGTTGAGCAAGCACCAGCAGGACTTGCTTATGCGTATTTTGTTTCGGGTGGCTCTGAAGCGGTTGAGTCAGCACTAAAGTTGGCGCGGCAATATTTTATGGAGCGTGGCGAAAGCTCGCGTAAATACTTTATTGCTCGCAAGCAAAGCTATCATGGTAATACGTTGGGGGCGCTAGCTGCTGGTGGCAATATGTGGCGCCGCCAACAATTTGATCCACTGCTGATTGACGTTGAGCATATTAGTCCCTGTTATCCTTATCGTGGCAAAGCGGCCGGCGAAAGTGACTACCAATACGGTCAGCGCATAGCCAATGAGTTAGACGAACGCATTCAAGCGCTTGGGGCTGAGAATGTTATTGCGTTTTTAGCCGAGCCGGTCGTGGGCGCGACATCTGGGGTATTAACGCCAGTGCCTGGCTATTTTAAACGGGTACGAGAAATTTGCGATCAGCATGGTATTTTATTAATTCTTGATGAAGTAATGTGCGGCATGGGGCGAACTGGCAGTTTATTTGCTTGTGAGCAAGAAGATATCACCCCTGATATTTTGACCGTGGCTAAAGGCCTGGGCGCTGGCTATCAGGCGATTGGGGCGATGCTGCTCAGCGGTAAAATATACGATGCGATTATCAATGGCAGCGGTTTTTTCCAGCACGGTCATACTTATTTAGCACATTCAACGGCATGCGCGGCCGCTTTGGCGGTTCAGCAGGAAATAGTTAGTCATAACCTGCTCGATAATGTCAATTTGATGGGCAGTAAGTTTGAGCAGGCGTTGATTGAGCGTTTTGGCGACCATCCTAATGTGGGAGATATTCGTGGCCGCGGGTTATTTTGGGGACTTGAATTGGTTGCTGATCGGAGTACGAAAGCACCATTAGATGCGGGGTTAAAGATCCATAGCGCGATAAAAAAGGCCGCAATGGCGCAAGGTCTCATCTGTTATCCGAGCGGTGGCACAATTGACGGGGTCGCTGGCAACCATATTTTACTCGCACCACCTTTTATCATCGAGCAATGCCATATTGATGAAATTGTCACCAAACTGGGTCTGGCATTAGATCAAGCATTAGTCGAAAAAGGGATTGTTCAAGATGAAAAATAA
- a CDS encoding N-acetyltransferase: MKIDFIDSISPIPAAQWQRLNNCESPFLQQSFFSALETSHSAVEANGWIPHHMLVHGENEQQLKAILPLYIKQHSWGEFVFDWAWADAFERNGYAYYPKLVSTIPFTPVSGDKLLSNDISQYEVMQSLTEHCQQQDFNSWHLLFCPATDQLPDDVFLRHTVQFQWFNRDYLDFDHFLATFTARKRKNTRKERLSIAAQGLTIQRLSADEITEHELDFFYLTYQLTYAKRGHTPHLTKAFFQQIIADQASNVLLVIASYQKKYVAAAWFFVDQHQLYGRYWGCTEYFPNLHFELCYYQGIEFCIEHKLQGFNPGTQGEHKIQRGFEPILTHSYHWIKQVEFRPAIKAFCTQERQELRAYQQQCRQALPFKNAD; the protein is encoded by the coding sequence ATGAAGATTGATTTTATCGACAGCATTAGTCCGATCCCTGCCGCTCAATGGCAAAGATTAAACAATTGTGAGTCGCCATTTTTACAACAGTCTTTCTTTAGCGCGTTAGAAACAAGCCACAGCGCCGTAGAGGCCAATGGCTGGATACCACACCACATGCTGGTCCACGGTGAGAACGAGCAGCAACTTAAGGCGATTTTACCGCTCTATATTAAGCAGCACTCGTGGGGGGAATTCGTTTTTGACTGGGCCTGGGCCGACGCATTTGAGCGTAATGGTTATGCTTATTATCCCAAGTTAGTAAGTACCATTCCCTTTACCCCGGTTAGCGGTGATAAGCTACTATCGAACGATATTTCACAATATGAAGTTATGCAATCGCTGACGGAACACTGTCAGCAACAAGATTTTAATAGCTGGCATTTATTATTTTGTCCCGCAACAGACCAGTTGCCCGATGATGTTTTTTTACGTCACACCGTTCAATTTCAATGGTTTAATCGTGACTATCTAGATTTTGATCATTTTTTAGCGACATTTACAGCCCGAAAACGTAAAAACACCCGCAAAGAACGCTTATCAATTGCTGCACAAGGGCTAACAATACAACGACTTAGCGCTGATGAGATAACCGAGCACGAACTGGACTTCTTTTACCTGACCTATCAATTAACCTATGCCAAACGCGGTCATACTCCGCATTTAACCAAAGCGTTTTTTCAGCAAATCATTGCAGATCAAGCAAGCAATGTCTTGTTGGTTATCGCCAGTTATCAAAAAAAATATGTTGCGGCGGCTTGGTTTTTTGTCGACCAACACCAGCTGTATGGTCGTTATTGGGGCTGTACAGAATATTTTCCCAATTTGCATTTTGAGCTCTGTTATTACCAAGGTATTGAGTTTTGCATTGAGCATAAACTGCAAGGATTTAACCCCGGCACCCAGGGCGAACATAAGATTCAACGGGGTTTTGAACCAATATTAACCCACTCGTATCATTGGATAAAACAAGTAGAATTTAGGCCGGCAATCAAGGCCTTTTGTACGCAAGAGCGCCAAGAGCTTCGCGCTTATCAGCAGCAGTGCCGGCAAGCCCTGCCCTTTAAAAATGCCGATTAA
- a CDS encoding DUF938 domain-containing protein has protein sequence MERPFSQACENNKQPILSVLEQAFSSSELVLEVGSGTGQHAIYLAKNLAHLTWQTSDLACNHQGINQWLSGVSLANLQPPIALDLNFTWPVGSFDGIFTANTLHIVSWRLVENFFTGVAKHLTAGGSLCVYGPFNYQGQFTSVSNADFDLWLKGRDPDSGIRDIEAIERLAIAAGLALAFDHQMPANNRLLVFRKI, from the coding sequence ATGGAAAGACCATTCTCTCAGGCATGTGAAAATAATAAGCAACCGATATTATCTGTGCTTGAACAAGCATTTAGTTCATCCGAGCTGGTATTAGAAGTGGGCTCAGGTACCGGTCAGCATGCGATTTATTTGGCCAAAAACTTAGCCCATCTAACCTGGCAAACCAGTGACTTAGCCTGTAATCACCAAGGCATTAATCAATGGTTGAGCGGTGTTTCTTTGGCTAACCTACAGCCGCCAATTGCTTTAGATCTTAATTTCACGTGGCCCGTTGGATCGTTTGATGGCATCTTTACCGCCAATACCTTACACATTGTTAGTTGGCGCTTAGTAGAGAATTTCTTTACTGGAGTGGCCAAGCACCTTACGGCGGGTGGTTCATTGTGTGTTTATGGTCCCTTTAATTATCAAGGTCAATTTACCAGCGTCAGCAACGCTGATTTTGATTTGTGGTTAAAAGGACGCGACCCAGACAGTGGTATTCGTGATATCGAAGCGATTGAACGATTAGCCATCGCGGCGGGCTTGGCGTTGGCGTTCGATCATCAAATGCCTGCTAATAATAGATTGTTGGTTTTTCGAAAAATCTAG
- a CDS encoding RidA family protein produces MAVKEIISTDNAPQAIGTYSQAVKVDNTVYLSGQIPLVPATMEMVSDEFEPQVVQVFENMKAVCEAAGGSLADVVKLNIFMTDLSNFATVNEVMAKYFSQPYPARAALGVRALPKGSQVEMDGVMVL; encoded by the coding sequence ATGGCCGTTAAAGAAATCATTTCAACCGACAACGCTCCACAAGCGATAGGCACTTATAGTCAGGCTGTTAAAGTAGATAATACCGTATATTTGTCAGGTCAAATCCCACTAGTACCAGCTACTATGGAAATGGTCAGTGATGAATTTGAACCGCAAGTTGTTCAGGTATTTGAAAACATGAAAGCAGTGTGCGAAGCCGCCGGGGGTTCACTAGCCGACGTGGTTAAGCTTAACATTTTCATGACTGACCTTAGCAACTTCGCCACCGTCAATGAAGTAATGGCAAAATATTTCTCTCAACCTTATCCGGCCCGCGCTGCACTTGGTGTTCGTGCATTGCCAAAAGGCAGCCAGGTTGAAATGGATGGTGTAATGGTGCTGTAA
- the rpoZ gene encoding DNA-directed RNA polymerase subunit omega, protein MARVTVEDAVEQVGNRFDLILVAARRARQLANGGQEPLVDVENDKPTVVALREIEQGLVTTATMDECERLAQHEQEVAELAAVAAIAEGRIG, encoded by the coding sequence ATGGCTCGCGTAACAGTTGAAGATGCTGTAGAACAGGTTGGCAACCGTTTTGACTTAATTCTAGTGGCAGCACGTCGTGCCCGCCAACTAGCCAACGGTGGTCAAGAACCACTAGTAGATGTTGAAAACGACAAACCAACAGTCGTTGCACTACGTGAAATTGAACAAGGTCTGGTGACCACAGCAACCATGGATGAGTGTGAGCGTTTAGCTCAACACGAGCAAGAAGTAGCTGAATTAGCGGCTGTTGCAGCAATTGCTGAAGGTCGAATCGGTTAA
- a CDS encoding HopJ type III effector protein — MSLTELLNQIEDQPQQIDFVQVMAVISEHYNYLPTTFANGSLLNAAGKNEGSCKIFAFALLNKLNQQQTLACFGAYYRDDVLKHPQGEDHGNIRQFIAQGWQGIKFEGVALVAV, encoded by the coding sequence ATGTCATTGACTGAATTACTTAACCAAATTGAAGACCAGCCACAGCAAATCGACTTTGTGCAAGTAATGGCGGTGATAAGTGAACATTATAATTACCTGCCAACAACGTTTGCCAATGGTTCGCTGCTTAACGCCGCAGGTAAAAATGAAGGTTCGTGCAAAATATTTGCCTTTGCACTGCTTAATAAGTTGAATCAGCAGCAAACGTTAGCCTGTTTCGGTGCCTATTATCGTGATGATGTATTAAAGCATCCTCAGGGTGAAGATCATGGCAATATTCGACAATTTATCGCTCAAGGTTGGCAAGGCATAAAATTTGAAGGTGTGGCACTGGTTGCAGTTTAA